The stretch of DNA attttcagaaaatacataatatatattttcgaaagtacaataaaaaaaaaattaaaaatatgtttttccaATAATTGGCCAAGGTCACCTAGACTTTTTCTAATGTTGCTatatctatattttttattccaCAGTCTTGTTGCTGGCGCTGATATGCCGTCACCCTGAGATGTCCTTGAATGTAAAAATATCGAGTAAATCAAGGGAAACATTACTATTGGCCTTAACCTGTTGGCTTCAATAAGTTGATATTTCTCATGTTTCTCTTATATTTATATCATAACGTGAACTGCTTCATGTTATGTTTATGTTTATGTTACAAAAGCATCGAGTATAAGTTTATTAAAGaagatttattataatttaaggCATAAGGGTATTACGGcactaaacaatttattttatttatttgattaGGTACGAATAGTTAATATTTTCCCTGTCAAAGGTAGTTATTTCGAACGTGTCATTTCATTGCAATGAAATAATTTCCTACAATTTTGTTTGCCTTGATTTATTCAACATTTCTTTCTTCAAATCATGATATAGTATACctttgaactcgtcttgacatcagctaaaacactatgaaataaaaaatctaggtATAGTCCCACTCAGAAAAGTCAAGACGACCTTAATTTACTTATGCTAAAAAGCAttcttctttaaattttttattaccatTTATCGCTATCTGAAAGTAGATTAATTTTTGTTCAAAACGTGTTTTTTGTCACATTATTGGAAGTGCCTGAATAGTCGTGACAATAGTGGCTTGGTACATCCTGTATAGTTTAAAACGTATCTATACACTTTTCTCTCTACATAATATAATGCTTCTAAAAACACAGTGTTATGGTTTTGTTACAGTGGATGTGTATTCCATTTGCGTGGTCGAATCCTGTGGTAGAACCCCTTGGTTCTATGGATGTGGATTGGATTGGTGAAGTAGACCCAAGTCAATACTGGTCTTATGTAGACAATGGTTTGTTGTTGGTGTTTGGTGGAATTCCATGGCAAGTGTATTTTCAACGGGTCTTGTCGTCGAAAACGGCGGGGAGAGCTCAACTGTTGAGCTATGTGGCTGCCGGAGGCTGTATTCTCATGGCTATTCCGCCTGTGCTGATTGGAGCCATTGCCAAAGCGACCGGTGAGTGAAATTTGCTTTTCAACAGTAAAAATTCGTTGTTCATTTTTGCACATCCCACTCTATAGAGGAGATTCGTGCGGTACCGTAAAATCAAAGTTTTTGTACTTGGGCTACTGTtgcttaaaaatttcaaaaaagtgaagtATAGTGCAGTAGAACCTCGTGTATACGAACCCATTACAGTAGAACCTGGATTATCTGCATTACCTGGATTACTAAATAAGGACGCCCGAAAGTTTGTAGAATGGAACAGTAACTTAATTAAATTGATATCTCCAATTCGTATTGATTTATACAATAAACTGTGTTGCATATGAATCGCCATAGTttcagtttcataaaaaaaagatAGTACTATTACAAGTTGGCTGGTGCTGCACGACAAGCGCATGGAAAAAGTTTTAGGTTTAATGAGCAATGCACAAAGCAAATTGCAAAGATCGGGGCATTTATGTATACCTAATAgtgtactaataataattatgtataCCAAAATGATGTAATTACCTGGAAAATAAGAAATCAACTATGAAAAATAACTTTTGTCGTACGGACCATTAGCGTGAACGTAAAAAGTCTTGGAACTCCGGTAATACTGAAGAAAAAAAGCGTTGCCGGAATAAGTCGTCCAAGACTATAGTATTCATTCGTTTCTCCGTCAATAGTGCAGCTAACTAACAGTAGAAGCGAGATCTGTCTTTGGCCGGTACTATACGACTCTCCCCTATACAGTATGTGAttaaattattagagccacagTACGCAATATATATTTATCGTGTGACGGATAATGTTGCCTGTAGTGTTGTGAaacgtatatacagggtgggccgtAAATAGTAGTAGCACTAGGCAGGAGGTGATTTTATATGTGAAAATAGAtcgaaaaaaggaataacattttttcgtttgacgcctcgtctgcaagaaaatcgagtttaaagatccgtcagGTTCACGTGCTTTAGTATATGCAGGATGtggaattggttggtcatgatcagataCGTCAGACcattcctatctaatagcacgcgtattcgctgcattttcaaattcgatgAATCGTTTcagatgaaaaaatgttataccaaaagttttcttattttttttatgtagaatcacccctgcccggttgtactACGATTTCCTGTATACATGCTAATATTACATAAAATGTCGTATAGACATAACAAGAATTCAGTGTAGACTTTCACATCAAATTGATTGTATTAGTATCAACTCAATTTATACAGGTGACTCTAATACTTTCATCATTCGCTGTAAATGTACCTCCATGAATTTGTGATATTAGCATTAATTTATTAGCGTTATAACTTTTAAATTAGTATTAATTGATTAGCGTTGTAAGTTTTACATTACTATCAGcatttatagttattatttaTAAGTTGACCTTGTGTAGCTGTATATACCTATCCTTGTCATGTATGCTTGCAGTCAACCATGCAATTTCACGAACATCTTTACCTAGGAGGAAAAATGGAGCAAATAAGTTATCACAAAATATTTAACATGACACGACTTGTTAGTTAAcacgattttgcaaaaaatattaaGGAACATCTCCAAATTGATAAAACGGTACATTAGCAACTGATTAACATCATTACGTGGtcgattatttttttatttcattttaaaagtGAAACATTCGATGCTGCGTacattgtaataaataaataaataaggaaCGGTTACATTAACTTCTATAATTACAAATAGATTAGAAATTTTGGTTACATTAAATTtggttttaaattaaaaaatttgattatATGTGATATATTGAATATCGTACTTATACAATTATATCGATTGTTTCAAACATTTTGGTATTGTTGAAAAATTAGTATATTTTCTTAGATTGTTACCTACATTTAtaaatacagtagaacctcgattatctcAACCTTCATTTCTGAATAGTCTATTATCCAAAGACACTTCACTAAATAGCTCAATCTAAATCAATCCATATGCAGCACTATTCATTGTATGAATCAATAAAGATCGAATTCAGCACCGTAACTAAGTAACTGTACTATCATTCGAACACCCATGTTTCCCTGTTTAGTTTGGATAATCGATGGTTTACTTAAATTGCACTTCCGGCGGCCACAGTATTTTATACATCCCTGTATATTTCGATCGGCTACACGATGAAATAGAAAAGATACATAGTTATTTGCAAAAAAGACATTGAAAGCCTTGAAAAACTCTGGAAAAAATGTcctcacaaaaatattctcacCGAATATAGATCCTTTATCAATCGTATTACATAAAAGACATTGTTTGTCTTATTatagttgtaaaaaatatttagatgCGCATATTTAGGTGCACCACGCTGTGTACTATCGTAGAATAAAAACTAAGCGTCAGTTTTCGTGCTTGAAGGGGAAAACCTAAAATACCCATGTTTCATGGGTACCTGAAGCTAAAGGGGATCGAATTAGACCCGGTTTGCTCTTCAACCCCCTCCGTTTCACGTTCGAAGGCTACTTGACATTTTCTGTTATtgcagacagacagacagacacagagagcgagagagagagagtgagagagagagagagagagagagagagagagagagagagaactgctGGTATTTGCAAGGTTCCAGAGCTAAGCGGGTCGGTGTTGTAACGGAAGGGTGTGTAGTCGAAGGGTGCTTTGATATCCCACAGCGTGTACAATAGCGTGGGATTTGGCCATATGGCATTCGAGGCGCGAGGGTGAGGGTGATAATGCGACTCGTCCACTAACACGCAGTACAGTAGAATCGTCGGAATTAATGACATCGTGTATCAGTGTCTTCTGTATTTTCAGTTTTTCAGACAGAGAAATCATTCTTTTGTCGGTCTGGATGATTCATCTAGACTAACGAGAGGGTTGGAAAACATTTAACGAAACATCTTTTATCTTCATATACACACTTAAATAGAAAATACATTCTGACTATGTTTTACATGTAATTTTTCTAATACAGTCGAAACTTTTAATTGTACAGattaattgtataaattaaTGTTACAAATTTTGTCATGATCGCGGTCCTTCTGCTTATCAAAAACAGAAAAGTGGAAAAGTATCTTAATCAGTTCGAATGTCGCTACGGTTAtaactataaaaataaataagcaTAAAATAAAATGGCGACGTTTTGAATCCAGAttgttgattttttaaatatcttccCGCCTTTAGCatgttcaaaaaataaaaataattaacggaatttaaaaatgttggtTGGTCCGACAACAAGATATGCGATGAAGATCCTCTCAAAATTTCAAGTCAATTGGTCAACTTGAACTCCAGGTATAATAGAAGGTTTTTTTAgaagtacttttatactcaagGTATAAAAGATGtagtttcgagaaaaacgtgtTTAAATATTTGTCAATCAATTGTATGCAAATCTTTCTCTTCTTAAACAATTTGTTTCTCGACAAATTTGTTCTCTCTGTGAAAGGTTATGACTTTCTTTTCCATTTTAGTGAACGAAAATGCTCTGAACGATTATGGTCCTATTTCGTTCTGGGAGCTTGCAAATATCAATGTTTAGTAATCAATAGGTGATCTTAGTGCTTGAAATATGCATACTATCGTGTAGAATTATTCATTAAATATACACAgccaaaaatattacaatttagaCTAAACCGACCCTGAGCTAGACTAAACGCACTGATTCTTTATGAGTCCCTTTGAAACACGAAATATTAGGTCATTCTATATACCGtgtgttctcgatatatgtccacaacacgggtctagttaGGGATATAATATCAGCCAGGACTTAtcatactattctttgattcacacCGAACGGCTACGGTCGCCTAGGAGAGTAAACATACATGTCcacacgatgcatgtccaaaacacaaGTCTGTCAGGGCCAATTATCGTATAGAAtattgtactattctttgatacactgcagaacgtagaaaaggacagcgaagctctagtgGCCTCGGTCACCGAGGAATGTAACATAAtatgggtcgggtatatcgatgtgaaccactactaattcgatgacaaaacttctttatttttcattattttcttatggtactttcaccaacatattcgtggcattttttaaatgaaaatgataccaaatatgatataattccgatcatatttacatgtgtaatgaacgatgaaagttacttcccattacaactatattaacggaaaattagtgtaaaaatGATCCGAACGatatcatgtttggtatcatcattttaatcagaaaaattccacaaatatattggtgaaagtctcgtgcaaaacaattaataataaaaaactttaagttttgatttaagGGCTTGAACACACGCTGGCATTTGAattgtgccggcggccgcgactctccgcgtctctttctttctcatacACTATCCTTCTTTGCttccgaaactttcatcgttttGAACACAAGTAAATAAATGTTCAtttgaaaaatgccacgaatatgttggtgaaagttccataaaaaaataatgaaaaataaagaagttttgttattggattagtagtggtctcctggtctcacaacaatatacccgacctgtattatgtttacactcctaggcgatcgaggtctctcgagcttcatggctcctcacgaggtatacctcgcggcagtgcGGATaattttgggacttttatcggttagatatgtgggacatatatcgagaaaacactgtaacaTTGTTTCCTGTCTCAGTTTACACATCCGTTTATAGCATGTTTCGATCACGCAGTTCCAACGAAAGTGAAAAACACATCTTCCGTTATAGACGCAACTGCAAGTTGCATTCTTCAAACGCCTATAACTAAATCAATTTTACAAATCCTCTTATACACACGTTCAAGAACGCTCATACTTAATAAAAATGCCAAAAAATACAGTTGATTTTTTGAAAGTTCAaaagcagaatacagtagaacctcgattatccgaactgaacaGGGATTCCTGTAAGTTCGTACAATAAAATAGTAACTTAATTAAATTGCTAGCTTCATTCTGTactgatttgtacaataaacaGTGTTGCATATGGATCCCCTTAAATGTAAGGCTATTTAAATTTCGAGCTTGTAGGGATAATAGAGACTTCAGACACCCCCGTTTCGGATattcgaggttctactgtacttccATAAATTCTTTTGCCGGTGCAATGCAAACATCAATATTTTATGAATAATAATCGAAGTAGTTTTGAAGATTGTACTTTCTTAATGATGTtgcaaattatttaattctgttATAGCTTGGAACGAGACAGAATACACCGGTCCCTATCCGCTTACCGAGAGGGAGACAACCATGATTCTACCATTGGTATTGCAATATTTGACTCCAGACTTCGTTTCCTTTTTTGGATTAGGCGCAGTATCGGCAGCAGTAATGTCTTCAGCGGACAGTAGCATCCTCTCAGCTAGCTCCATGTTTGCCAGAAACGTGTATAAATTAATCTTCCGTCAGAGGGTAAGTTCATCTTCGACGATTTCCTCTAAAATGGCTTCATCATGATCATCATCACCACTATTACCATCGTCACCACCATCATCACGTTCATCATAATCATCAAATGAAACTAGACACGTAAGCCCGAAACATTATTATCATCGCTTCAAATCAAACGCAAAAGAAAGTAGACTTTCGAACGTATCAATAATAGTCTCATCGCGAGTGAGCGGAATTACCAAATTAGTTAAGATGACATATTCGTGAAACACAATCTTACAAACTAGATGTACAAATTGACGATGCAGAACGAAAGAACTTGACGGAGGACGGCACTGTACGAAGCAGCATCTGTCCTAGATTGAATCGTTTCGATTCGTATCACGTTTCAATTCGCATTCGGTCTACTTTGTTCGAACTCATCACACAAATTCTCGTGAAGTCACTGGTTTCGTCTAAACCAAACATCGTGAAACATCTCCTCGACATCATACGCCAATTATTCGATCCTCCCGTAATTGATTCTCCTTCCTCTCTACAACCATTTTCCCAAACAGGCGTCGGAAATGGAGATCATCTGGGTGATGCGCGTGGGCATAGGCGTAGTCGGTGTCCTAAGCACGGTGATGGCGTTAACGATTCCCTCGATCTACGGCCTCTGGTCAATGTGCTCGGATCTGGTCTACGTGATCCTCTTCCCCCAACTGTTGATGGTGGTCCATTTTAAAGATTACTGTAACACGTACGGCAGCCTGTCTGCCTATATAATAGCCTTCGTAGTGAGGATCAGCGGAGGCGAGCCGTTGATGGGTCTACCCGCGTTGATCCATTATCCGGGCTACGACGAGGAGACGCAAACGCAGGGATTCCCCTTCAGAACGATGGCGATGATAATGTCGCTGGTAACTCTAGTCGGCGTGTCGTACGGCACGCAGGTGGCCTTCCTGACTGGTAGATTGGCACCCGGTTACGATATCTTCAGGTGTGTTGTGAACATACCTGAAGACGTCGAGAGAGTCGGGCCGGATCCAGCAGAGGGTGAGCAAATGTCTGTCCTAGCTGCTGGGGTTGGCAGGCTTTATGGTAGCAAGGACGAATCCAACGGACGAGTGAATCCAGCGCTCGAGCCGGACTACGACATGGAGCCGGGATACAAGGTCGCAGGAATGACGGACGGCGTTGTTGGCGGAGGTGGTGGCGGAGGAAACCTCGCCCCTCACGGAGCCAACGCGCCTAGGCAACCGCAATCTAGTACCGCGTTCTAATCCCTGGTTCCGTGATCGGATGCTGTGACCAACAATAAGCGCGGCGGTGCGGGTTTGCGTTTTGTTCCAGTATCAAGTTTTCGTTGGTGAGTGCTTTCAGTTCTCTCTTTTTATTTTCACGCGATACCCCCCTTTTCATTACTTCACCGGTTGGCCAGGTATCTTTTATAGGAAAGCGAACATTTAGACCAGGCCAGGCCTGACTGA from Halictus rubicundus isolate RS-2024b chromosome 8, iyHalRubi1_principal, whole genome shotgun sequence encodes:
- the Cht gene encoding choline transporter, coding for MINFAGVISIALFYALILAVGIWAARKKEAGNDSEEEVMLAGRSIGLFVGIFTMTATWVGGGYINGTAEAIYTHGLVWCQAPFGYALSLVFGGIFFANKMREQGYITMLDPLQDAFGERMGGLLFLPALCGEVFWAAGILAALGATIAVIVDMEQGASVILSACIAVLYTLFGGLYSVAYTDVIQLFCIFIGLWMCIPFAWSNPVVEPLGSMDVDWIGEVDPSQYWSYVDNGLLLVFGGIPWQVYFQRVLSSKTAGRAQLLSYVAAGGCILMAIPPVLIGAIAKATAWNETEYTGPYPLTERETTMILPLVLQYLTPDFVSFFGLGAVSAAVMSSADSSILSASSMFARNVYKLIFRQRASEMEIIWVMRVGIGVVGVLSTVMALTIPSIYGLWSMCSDLVYVILFPQLLMVVHFKDYCNTYGSLSAYIIAFVVRISGGEPLMGLPALIHYPGYDEETQTQGFPFRTMAMIMSLVTLVGVSYGTQVAFLTGRLAPGYDIFRCVVNIPEDVERVGPDPAEGEQMSVLAAGVGRLYGSKDESNGRVNPALEPDYDMEPGYKVAGMTDGVVGGGGGGGNLAPHGANAPRQPQSSTAF